GAAAAGTCGTACGACCCGCGCCCGCTGTCTGCCGAGGCTGAAAAAAAGCTCACGACTGACAAGTTCTCGTTCGTGGTCTTCGGCGACACAAAGAACTCCAAGCACTTCCCCGGCGTGGTCAAACTGGCCGATAGCCTGGCCCCGACGTTCGCCCTGACCACCGGCGACATGGTCAAGTCCGGCCACGCGAGCCTGTATGATGACCTGGAGCGCACGGCCGGGCCGTTCATGCGCAAGTATCCCACGTGGCCGTGCGTGGGCAACCATGAACTGGCCACGGCGGAGGGCTGGGGGATGTACAAGGCCTTCCACGGCATCACGGCGTGGGACTACAGCTTCGACTTCCGCAACGCGCGGTTCATCCAGATCGGGGCTCCCAACGTCTGGGAAAAGCCCAACAAGATGAAATGGCTTGAAGAGCAGCTCGCCGAGGGCAAGAAGGCCGGGCGGCACCTGTTCATCTGGCAGCACCAGCCGCTCTACAGCGTCGGGCAGAAGCGCCCGCGCGAGGTGCCGGGCCAGCCCAACGACTTCACCCGCCTCTGCGACAAATACGGCGTGATCGCCGTCTTCGCCGGCCACGAGCACACCTACTACCGCACCTTCCGCGATAACGTCAGCTATATCACGCAGGCCCTGGCTGGAGCGCAGATCTACTACCTCAACCGCCGCGGCGAGGCCGTCGACGGCGACGTGTACTACGGCGCCCGCGGTAAGGAGTTCGGCGACACCATGCTCGTCCGCAACGGCGTGGAGAAGATTTACGCCAAGCCCCAGTTCATGGTCACGCAGATCTTCATCGACGGTGCGAAGATCAGCGGCAAGACTCTGGCTGTCGGCGGCGAAGTCATGGACGAGTTCACCCTGCTACCCCGTCCGACCACGCGGCCCTCCACGCGGCCGGCGACGCAGCCAAAAACAGATCCTGGATCCTAGGTCCCCAGATCTTTGGGAAAACGATCCTTGAGTTTCACGGGCATCTTGCCCGCGGGCGGGCAGAAGTCCCCAGCTTCTAACTCCGAACTGTCGCCTGGCGTTTGTGCTATAGTGGGCGCTCGAAATGGCAAAAGATCGTCTAAAAGGCATTGAGATCATTTACGAGGATCGCGATATCCTTGTTATCGACAAGCCGCCCAAGCTTCTTACGATCGCGTCGGCCACCGAAAGGGAGAAG
The nucleotide sequence above comes from Planctomycetaceae bacterium. Encoded proteins:
- a CDS encoding metallophosphoesterase; the protein is MRARATYSVTVALAAILLASAVWAFPPEKSYDPRPLSAEAEKKLTTDKFSFVVFGDTKNSKHFPGVVKLADSLAPTFALTTGDMVKSGHASLYDDLERTAGPFMRKYPTWPCVGNHELATAEGWGMYKAFHGITAWDYSFDFRNARFIQIGAPNVWEKPNKMKWLEEQLAEGKKAGRHLFIWQHQPLYSVGQKRPREVPGQPNDFTRLCDKYGVIAVFAGHEHTYYRTFRDNVSYITQALAGAQIYYLNRRGEAVDGDVYYGARGKEFGDTMLVRNGVEKIYAKPQFMVTQIFIDGAKISGKTLAVGGEVMDEFTLLPRPTTRPSTRPATQPKTDPGS